From Daphnia pulicaria isolate SC F1-1A chromosome 4, SC_F0-13Bv2, whole genome shotgun sequence, one genomic window encodes:
- the LOC124335740 gene encoding ubiquinone biosynthesis protein COQ9, mitochondrial-like isoform X2, with protein MASVLATRFLRNTRGLTGNVLFRWTPASRYQSTDAFTDDVDPKETQRLKDEETVYETEIRHKILDAALGYVDISGWSKQALAEGAESLGYPGVAHGLFPKGGVELVHHFYQQSNERLSSELPADIQEAQLDPLKTKDDLKILRLAVEKRLRMNAEHVFTGKWTEAMGLMALPTNAPSSLKLLAHLVDDMWHHAGDTSPDFSWYTKRAVLAAVYKSTELSMMQDKSEDFRSTWEFLDRRIEDMEKLRDCSKMCEETSLAMKGLLKTARNVMGG; from the exons ATGGCATCGGTTCTTGCAACGCGATTTTTACGAAATACTC GCGGTCTTACAGGGAACGTGCTCTTCCGATGGACTCCGGCCAGTCGTTACCAATCCACTGATGCCTTTACAGATGATGTGGATCCCAAAGAAACTCAGCGTCTCAAAGACGAGGAAACTGTATACGAGACTGAAATTAGACACAAAATCTTAGACGCTGCCTTAGGTTACGTCGACATTAGCGGATGGAGCAAGCAAGCATTGGCCGAAG GAGCTGAAAGCTTAGGCTACCCCGGTGTCGCTCACGGACTCTTCCCGAAAGGTGGAGTCGAATTAGTTCATCATTTCTATCAGCAGTCGAACGAACGTTTATCTTCCGAGCTCCCAGCTGACATTCAGGAGGCTCAACTCGATCCTCTAAA gacGAAGGACGATCTTAAGATATTACGACTGGCTGTTGAGAAGCGATTGAGGATGAATGCGGAGCACGTATTCACTGGGAAATGGACGGAAGCGATGGGTTTGATGGCTCTGCCCACCAATGCTCCATCTTCTTTGAAATTGCTTGCTCATCTCGTTGACGATATGTGGCACCATGCCGGAGACACTTCGCCGGAT TTTTCATGGTACACTAAAAGAGCCGTGCTGGCTGCCGTTTACAAATCTACtgagctgagcatgatgcagGATAAAAGTGAAGACTTTCGAAGCACCTGGGAGTTTCTCGATCGTCGAATTGAAGAC atggaaaaattacgtGATTGTTCCAAAATGTGTGAAGAAACTTCACTCGCCATGAAAGGGCTCCTCAAAACG GCGAGAAATGTGATGGGCGGTTGA
- the LOC124335740 gene encoding ubiquinone biosynthesis protein COQ9, mitochondrial-like isoform X3: MASVLATRFLRNTRGLTGNVLFRWTPASRYQSTDAFTDDVDPKETQRLKDEETVYETEIRHKILDAALGYVDISGWSKQALAEGAESLGYPGVAHGLFPKGGVELVHHFYQQSNERLSSELPADIQEAQLDLFRTKDDLKILRLAVEKRLRMNAEHVFTGKWTEAMGLMALPTNAPSSLKLLAHLVDDMWHHAGDTSPDFSWYTKRAVLAAVYKSTELSMMQDKSEDFRSTWEFLDRRIEDMEKLRDCSKMCEETSLAMKGLLKTARNVMGG, translated from the exons ATGGCATCGGTTCTTGCAACGCGATTTTTACGAAATACTC GCGGTCTTACAGGGAACGTGCTCTTCCGATGGACTCCGGCCAGTCGTTACCAATCCACTGATGCCTTTACAGATGATGTGGATCCCAAAGAAACTCAGCGTCTCAAAGACGAGGAAACTGTATACGAGACTGAAATTAGACACAAAATCTTAGACGCTGCCTTAGGTTACGTCGACATTAGCGGATGGAGCAAGCAAGCATTGGCCGAAG GAGCTGAAAGCTTAGGCTACCCCGGTGTCGCTCACGGACTCTTCCCGAAAGGTGGAGTCGAATTAGTTCATCATTTCTATCAGCAGTCGAACGAACGTTTATCTTCCGAGCTCCCAGCTGACATTCAGGAGGCTCAACTCGATC tttttaggacGAAGGACGATCTTAAGATATTACGACTGGCTGTTGAGAAGCGATTGAGGATGAATGCGGAGCACGTATTCACTGGGAAATGGACGGAAGCGATGGGTTTGATGGCTCTGCCCACCAATGCTCCATCTTCTTTGAAATTGCTTGCTCATCTCGTTGACGATATGTGGCACCATGCCGGAGACACTTCGCCGGAT TTTTCATGGTACACTAAAAGAGCCGTGCTGGCTGCCGTTTACAAATCTACtgagctgagcatgatgcagGATAAAAGTGAAGACTTTCGAAGCACCTGGGAGTTTCTCGATCGTCGAATTGAAGAC atggaaaaattacgtGATTGTTCCAAAATGTGTGAAGAAACTTCACTCGCCATGAAAGGGCTCCTCAAAACG GCGAGAAATGTGATGGGCGGTTGA
- the LOC124335740 gene encoding glomulin-like isoform X1 — MSADLFLPNINRWLELGQYQQIKNVILDRAHTPKVREHGMDIILGVCNHLNSEKTVWSPEMEECCEFSLLMVAQLSNPKEVLIALQEQVAEFGSSSKFKILLLPFQAVLLRLPDKQSNILNMVLETIGEHVSSLPLPSPGHCFEGKERILLDTDPKVQCISDIYEALAEFYAPFVKQMALNRIQTKLDDQTCLRERRRVLKKNLLKTMEQPLMCMDLHFAEGKSPNLLRRTAEKLVHHLSCVCGDFFSLPEVVHHFQGKHQCPSSSAFDDGSPPPTLKSLGTIFYLIYGEQLPCVSVPSVYSQEFVFHTVLQHADLLVRSGEPLVVHKGLLLIQGLLKQVGNSSLSLDCLDHPIHFQIFQSLIWLAVSGVNSREFKILSVELWRPYLDKLHPGARYHLLQSLLPTLEHPGLRGVVIKIIKDQIALCLDKDMPYFLHDRLSACLPLIWKLPQDVETDLLEHMDSIMSSLNLARFLLIRDKLNASGFSQQLPILEAQFMEPLARALNLSRAHYELELSKIGSGVSAMCNVLVTLPEMSLDQQKSVMKSALSSFDLLESVLARVAECLHSFTGSSPT, encoded by the coding sequence ATGTCAGCAGATTTGTTTCTTCCAAACATCAACCGTTGGCTAGAACTGGGCCAGTACCAGCAAATAAAGAATGTTATTCTTGATCGTGCACACACTCCCAAGGTCCGGGAACATGGCATGGACATCATTCTTGGAGTATGCAATCACCTCAACTCCGAAAAGACAGTCTGGTCTCCCGAGATGGAGGAGTGTTGTGAATTCTCCCTGCTCATGGTGGCTCAGTTGTCCAATCCGAAAGAAGTTCTAATAGCCCTGCAAGAGCAAGTTGCAGAATTCGGATCAAGCTCAAAATTCAAGATTCTACTATTGCCATTTCAAGCAGTCCTCCTGCGATTACCTGACAAGCAGAGCAACATTCTGAACATGGTTCTGGAGACCATCGGAGAACATGTAAGCTCTTTACCACTTCCTAGTCCAGGACATTGCTTTGAGGGTAAAGAAAGGATACTTCTAGACACAGATCCCAAAGTACAATGTATTTCCGACATTTATGAGGCTCTGGCAGAATTTTACGCCCCATTTGTCAAGCAAATGGCACTGAACCGCATTCAAACCAAATTAGACGACCAAACCTGTTTAAGAGAACGACGTCGCGTCCTGAAGAAGAACCTGCTTAAGACTATGGAACAGCCTTTGATGTGCATGGATTTGCATTTTGCCGAAGGGAAGAGCCCGAATCTACTCAGAAGGACGGCCGAAAAACTTGTCCATCACCTCTCCTGCGTCTGCGGGGATTTCTTCTCTCTGCCGGAAGTCGTGCATCATTTCCAAGGCAAACATCAGTGCCCGTCCTCGTCCGCTTTCGATGACGGCAGTCCGCCACCTACTCTAAAGTCGCTCGGAACGATTTTCTATCTCATCTACGGCGAGCAGCTACCTTGCGTCAGCGTCCCCTCGGTGTACAGCCAAGAATTCGTTTTCCACACCGTCTTACAGCACGCCGACCTTCTCGTCAGAAGTGGAGAACCGCTGGTCGTTCATAAAGGACTTCTCCTGATTCAAGGGCTACTGAAACAAGTGGGCAActcgtctctttctctcgattGCCTCGATCATCCCAtccattttcagattttccaGTCGCTCATTTGGCTGGCCGTGTCGGGTGTCAATAGCCGAGAATTCAAGATCCTCTCCGTCGAGTTGTGGCGTCCTTATTTAGACAAACTGCATCCTGGTGCCCGCTACCATCTTCTCCAAAGCCTTCTACCCACGCTGGAGCACCCCGGCCTTAGAGGAGTGGTTATTAAAATCATCAAGGACCAGATTGCCCTCTGCCTGGACAAGGATATGCCCTACTTTTTGCATGATCGCCTTAGTGCTTGCCTTCCTTTAATATGGAAGCTACCTCAAGATGTCGAGACTGACCTGCTGGAACACATGGACTCGATCATGAGCTCGTTAAACCTGGCTCGGTTTCTCCTTATTCGTGACAAGCTCAACGCCAGCGGTTTCAGCCAACAGTTGCCGATCCTCGAGGCCCAGTTTATGGAGCCACTCGCCAGAGCCCTCAACCTTTCTAGAGCCCATTACGAACTCGAGTTGTCTAAAATTGGGAGCGGCGTGTCGGCCATGTGCAACGTCCTAGTGACTTTGCCGGAAATGTCTCTCGATCAGCAAAAGTCGGTGATGAAATCCGCCCTCAGCTCGTTTGATCTTCTCGAAAGCGTTCTAGCCCGAGTTGCTGAATGTCTCCATTCATTCACCGGATCTTCGCCGACGTGA
- the LOC124338657 gene encoding homeobox protein Hox-A11a-like: MDFISWSSTLLKLNGYEGPPNQQQLQQQARLLSSCWPWISEQSSATRPVPLILDLAVLEAATVNHYWHPTSTSSLAVANFISSMDKNGIIDKQHQLSFGIDRILGDQVGANRSTVFPQVPTHVWSRDSERQRLSVGQRQEVTVEKQVRESRQEQHQQQAAIDQQQQTSGNNSRRKRSWSRAVFSNLQRKGLEKRFQLQKYITKPDRRQLAAALQLTDAQVKVWFQNRRMKWRHNKEPHNTNEMSCNSPVEQYSDVAENLNCVDESSTASTHTLLLPKAISHPARFSTFKKA; this comes from the exons ATGGATTTCATATCTTGGTCGTCCACTCTTCTCAAGTTGAATGGCTACGAAGGACCTCCAAATCAGCAGCAACTGCAGCAGCAAGCGCGGCTTTTATCATCTTGCTGGCCATGGATATCCGAACAATCTAGCGCTACACGTCCAGTGCCATTAATTTTGGATCTCGCCGTCTTGGAAGCTGCCACTGTGAATCATTATTGGCATCCGACATCAACGAGTTCCCTGGCCGTGGCTAATTTCATCTCGTCAATggataaaaatggaattatcGATAAACAACATCAACTTTCGTTTGGCATCGATCGTATTCTCGGGGATCAAGTTGGTGCTAATCGTTCAACCGTTTTCCCCCAG GTGCCGACTCACGTTTGGTCTCGTGACAGCGAAAGACAGAGATTATCTGTCGGACAAAGACAGGAAGTCACTGTTGAAAAGCAAGTGAGAGAAAGTCGACAAGAACAACACCAGCAACAAGCGGCGattgaccagcagcagcaaacgagCGGCAATAACAGTCGGCGAAAGCGCTCTTGGTCGCGTGCCGTCTTCTCCAATTTACAGCGGAAGGGACTCGAAAAGCGTTTTCAACTTCAGAAATACATCACTAAACCAGATCGCCGACAGCTGGCAGCTGCCCTCCAGCTCACCGATGCACAA GTCAAAGTTTGGTTCCAGAATCGACGAATGAAATGGCGTCACAATAAAGAGCCACACAACACAA ATGAAATGTCGTGCAACAGCCCGGTAGAACAGTATTCAGATGTTGCGGAAAATCTCAATTGTGTGGATGAGAGCAGCACCGCTTCTACACATacccttcttcttcccaaaGCAATTTCGCATCCGGCGCGATTTTCAACCTTTAAAAAGGCTTGA